From Saccharothrix espanaensis DSM 44229, the proteins below share one genomic window:
- a CDS encoding type VII secretion protein EccC: MSTLQFKRTARLAAPRPPGGEVHLEPPPEVPRVIPGNVMMKAMPAVMIVSSVGMMVLMFSYSNKNPAAMIMPGMMMISTIGMMAGGMGSGKGQKKAEMNEDRKDYLRYLGQMRDRAREAANEQRAEREWVHPDPQMLWSLATTRRMWERRQNDPDFCHLRAGRGSQRLATRLVPPQTGPVEELEPIATLALRRFVRAHSLVPELPISIALRGFAAVGLLGDIEVKRGLARALLAQMATFHSPDDLLIAVVTTGRTKAQWEWLKWLPHVQHPNIVDGIGQMRMMAGSLTEVEQMLDEQLRDRQRFTRNAPPPADQPHIVILIDDGDVTREEQIILEEGLVGVTLLDLSESLGNLTARRGLRLVIEDGKLGARSAGGVEWFGGPDWLSVVEAEALARRIAPYRVGGVEAGGSDEDPLSMSNNPPLIEFLGLQGDPLTFDVQQAWRPRPVRDRYRVPFGIGEFGQQVELDIKEAAMEGMGPHGLCIGATGSGKSEFLRTLVLGLLATHSSTSLNMILVDFKGGATFLGLDKAPHVAATITNLAGDLTLVDRMKDAIAGEVSRRQEVLAKGNYKNVWDYEKARENGADLDPLPALFICIDEFSEMLTAKPDFIDIFLQIGRVGRSLQMHMLLASQRLEEGKLRGLDTFLSYRIGLKTFSAAESRAAIGVPDAYELPPIPGSGYLGVQGSPLTRFKALYVSGPYRPAGIQVAGPSAVVSSDKRPRFFVPDYVEIPKEPVKPVEPVKQEKQKEDSNEPSELEVIVERLVGQGPPAHEVWLPPLNEPPSLDTLLPPLQATEDRGLTSPGFFSNGKLQVPLGVVDKPFEQRRDLLWADFSGAAGHGAIVGGPQSGKSMMLRTMITSMALTHTAEEVQFYCLDLGGGTLASLENLPHVGGFASRLDVDKARRMVAELSGLISERELRFRAQGIDSMVEFRNRKRRGEIRDDDFGDAFLVVDGWMNFRQEFEVLEPQVQALAAQGLSYGVHVIVAANRWAEIRPAMKDLLGTRFELRLGDPSESDVDRKVAVNIPAGRPGRGLSPQKLHFLTALPRVDASSDAETVASGVQDMIAKVSAAWRGRRAPQVRLLPDLLQYADFMGQVQQFKPNRGHLVPVGVNEDELAPVYLDFDADPHFMCLADGESGKTNLLRTIVRGIMTSYTSSEALIMLVDYRRTMLGFVDTDHLLAYAVSSTQLTDMVKDVRGSMTGRLPGPDVTQDQLRNRSWWKGPELFVIVDDYDLVAPQGAQNPLQPLAEFIPQAKDVGLHVIAVRRMGGASRAMYDPILGKLKEISAPILVGSGSKEEGAIVGTLKPSPQPPGRGTLVTRKFGQQRIQVAWIQPD, from the coding sequence GTGAGCACGTTGCAGTTCAAGCGCACGGCACGCCTCGCCGCTCCCCGTCCGCCGGGCGGTGAGGTCCACCTCGAACCCCCGCCCGAGGTGCCCCGGGTCATCCCCGGCAACGTCATGATGAAGGCGATGCCGGCCGTCATGATCGTGTCCTCCGTCGGGATGATGGTCTTGATGTTCAGCTACAGCAACAAGAACCCCGCCGCGATGATCATGCCGGGCATGATGATGATCTCCACCATCGGCATGATGGCGGGCGGCATGGGCTCCGGCAAGGGCCAGAAGAAGGCCGAGATGAACGAGGACCGCAAGGACTACCTGCGGTACCTCGGCCAGATGCGCGACCGGGCCCGCGAGGCGGCCAACGAGCAGCGCGCCGAGCGCGAGTGGGTGCACCCGGACCCGCAGATGCTGTGGTCGCTGGCCACCACCCGCCGGATGTGGGAACGCCGGCAGAACGACCCGGACTTCTGCCACCTGCGCGCGGGCCGCGGCTCGCAGCGGCTGGCCACCCGCCTGGTGCCGCCGCAGACCGGCCCGGTGGAGGAGCTGGAGCCGATCGCGACGCTGGCGCTGCGCCGGTTCGTGCGCGCCCACTCGCTGGTCCCCGAGCTGCCGATCTCGATCGCGTTGCGCGGCTTCGCCGCCGTCGGCCTGCTCGGCGACATCGAGGTCAAGCGCGGCCTGGCCCGCGCGCTGCTGGCCCAGATGGCGACCTTCCACTCCCCGGACGACCTGCTGATCGCGGTCGTCACCACCGGCCGCACCAAGGCCCAGTGGGAGTGGCTGAAGTGGCTGCCGCACGTGCAGCACCCGAACATCGTCGACGGCATCGGCCAGATGCGGATGATGGCGGGCTCGCTGACCGAGGTCGAGCAGATGCTCGACGAGCAGCTGCGCGACCGGCAGCGGTTCACCCGCAACGCGCCGCCGCCCGCCGACCAGCCGCACATCGTGATCCTGATCGACGACGGCGACGTGACCAGGGAAGAGCAGATCATCCTGGAGGAGGGTCTGGTCGGCGTCACGCTGCTGGACCTGTCCGAGTCGCTGGGCAACCTGACCGCGCGGCGCGGCCTGCGGCTGGTCATCGAGGACGGCAAGCTGGGCGCGCGCAGCGCCGGCGGCGTCGAGTGGTTCGGCGGGCCGGACTGGCTCAGCGTGGTGGAGGCCGAGGCCCTGGCCCGGCGGATCGCGCCGTACCGGGTCGGTGGCGTGGAGGCCGGCGGCAGCGACGAGGACCCGCTGTCGATGTCCAACAACCCGCCGCTGATCGAGTTCCTGGGCCTGCAGGGCGACCCGCTGACCTTCGACGTGCAGCAGGCGTGGCGGCCCCGGCCGGTGCGCGACCGCTACCGGGTGCCCTTCGGCATCGGCGAGTTCGGCCAGCAGGTCGAGCTCGACATCAAGGAAGCGGCCATGGAGGGCATGGGCCCGCACGGCCTGTGCATCGGCGCGACCGGTTCCGGCAAGTCGGAGTTCCTGCGCACGCTGGTGCTCGGCCTGCTGGCCACGCACTCCTCGACCTCGCTGAACATGATCCTGGTCGACTTCAAGGGTGGTGCGACGTTCCTCGGCCTGGACAAGGCCCCGCACGTCGCCGCGACGATCACCAACCTGGCGGGCGACCTGACCCTGGTCGACCGGATGAAGGACGCCATCGCGGGCGAGGTGTCCCGGCGGCAGGAAGTGCTGGCCAAGGGCAACTACAAGAACGTCTGGGACTACGAGAAGGCCCGCGAGAACGGCGCCGACCTCGACCCGCTGCCCGCGCTGTTCATCTGCATCGACGAGTTCTCCGAGATGCTGACCGCCAAGCCGGACTTCATCGACATCTTCCTGCAGATCGGCCGCGTCGGCCGGTCGCTCCAGATGCACATGCTGCTCGCCTCGCAGCGCCTCGAAGAGGGCAAGCTGCGCGGTCTGGACACGTTCCTGTCCTACCGGATCGGTCTGAAGACGTTCTCCGCCGCCGAGTCGCGGGCCGCGATCGGCGTGCCGGACGCCTACGAGCTGCCGCCCATCCCGGGTTCGGGGTACCTGGGCGTGCAGGGCTCGCCGCTGACCCGGTTCAAGGCGCTCTACGTCTCCGGCCCGTACCGGCCCGCCGGCATCCAGGTGGCCGGCCCGTCGGCCGTGGTCTCCAGCGACAAGCGGCCGCGGTTCTTCGTGCCGGACTACGTCGAGATCCCCAAGGAACCGGTCAAGCCGGTCGAACCGGTCAAGCAGGAGAAGCAGAAGGAGGACAGCAACGAGCCCAGCGAGCTGGAGGTCATCGTCGAGCGCCTGGTGGGGCAGGGTCCCCCCGCGCACGAGGTGTGGCTGCCGCCGCTGAACGAGCCGCCGTCGCTGGACACCCTGCTCCCGCCGCTCCAGGCGACCGAGGATCGCGGTCTGACCTCGCCGGGCTTCTTCTCCAACGGCAAGCTCCAGGTGCCGCTGGGCGTGGTCGACAAGCCGTTCGAGCAGCGCCGCGACCTGCTGTGGGCGGACTTCTCCGGTGCGGCCGGCCACGGCGCGATCGTCGGCGGTCCGCAGTCGGGCAAGTCGATGATGCTGCGCACGATGATCACCTCGATGGCGTTGACGCACACCGCCGAGGAGGTGCAGTTCTACTGCCTCGACCTCGGCGGCGGCACGCTCGCCTCGCTGGAGAACCTGCCGCACGTCGGCGGGTTCGCGTCGCGGCTGGACGTGGACAAGGCGCGCCGGATGGTGGCCGAGCTGTCCGGCCTGATCTCCGAGCGCGAGCTCCGGTTCCGGGCGCAGGGCATCGACTCGATGGTGGAGTTCCGCAACCGGAAGCGGCGCGGCGAGATCCGCGACGACGACTTCGGCGACGCCTTCCTGGTGGTCGACGGCTGGATGAACTTCCGCCAGGAGTTCGAGGTGCTGGAGCCGCAGGTCCAGGCGCTGGCCGCGCAGGGCCTGTCCTACGGCGTGCACGTGATCGTGGCGGCCAACCGGTGGGCGGAGATCCGGCCCGCGATGAAGGACCTGCTGGGCACCCGGTTCGAGCTGCGCCTGGGTGACCCGTCCGAGTCCGACGTGGACCGCAAGGTCGCGGTCAACATCCCGGCCGGGCGGCCGGGCCGGGGCCTGTCGCCGCAGAAGCTGCACTTCCTCACCGCGCTGCCGCGCGTCGACGCGTCCTCGGACGCCGAGACGGTGGCCTCGGGCGTGCAGGACATGATCGCCAAGGTGTCCGCCGCGTGGCGCGGCCGGCGTGCCCCGCAGGTCCGGCTGCTGCCCGACCTGCTCCAGTACGCCGACTTCATGGGCCAGGTCCAGCAGTTCAAGCCCAACCGCGGGCACCTGGTGCCGGTGGGCGTCAACGAGGACGAGCTCGCCCCGGTCTACCTGGACTTCGACGCCGACCCGCACTTCATGTGCCTGGCCGACGGCGAGTCCGGCAAGACGAACCTGCTGCGCACGATCGTGCGCGGCATCATGACCAGCTACACCTCGTCCGAGGCGCTGATCATGCTGGTCGACTACCGGCGCACCATGCTCGGCTTCGTCGACACCGACCACCTGCTGGCCTACGCGGTGTCCTCGACCCAGCTCACCGACATGGTCAAGGACGTGCGCGGCTCGATGACCGGCCGGCTGCCCGGCCCGGACGTCACCCAGGACCAGCTGCGCAACCGCTCCTGGTGGAAGGGCCCCGAGCTGTTCGTCATCGTGGACGACTACGACCTGGTCGCACCGCAGGGCGCGCAGAACCCGCTCCAGCCGCTCGCCGAGTTCATCCCGCAGGCCAAGGACGTCGGCCTGCACGTGATCGCGGTGCGCCGGATGGGTGGCGCGTCGCGGGCCATGTACGACCCGATCCTGGGCAAGCTCAAGGAGATCTCGGCCCCGATCCTGGTCGGCTCCGGGTCGAAGGAGGAGGGCGCGATCGTGGGCACCCTCAAGCCGTCGCCGCAGCCGCCCGGCCGGGGCACGCTGGTCACCCGCAAGTTCGGCCAGCAGCGCATCCAGGTCGCCTGGATCCAGCCGGACTGA
- the eccD gene encoding type VII secretion integral membrane protein EccD, translated as MATGTTVFSRVTVVAPRTRIDVALPADVAVADLLPMLLDMAKEATPDGGVRHGGWTLAKLGDSPLDPSRTLASLGVVDGELLQLRKRNENPPPPLYDDVVDAIAESDPDSFRPWTKDTARRYGHLAGALALIAAAVAVLLAGPLVGGDGLWPAICAGAAAIVALAAGAVIARSYDATGTGVLIAAAGGLPMAYVAGLYTVPGEIGRPNLLLASVLVLIFASAAILLIGRGITVFIAAATAGALSGIAFLIGIFVDHPVVGIAAATAAVSLAALSVLPRLTIQLAKLPLPTVPGSAEDLKEDTGFPEYAVIERRTANAHEYLTGMIIGCGGIAAVFSVIAAGDGTVFGPILAVVVALVLLLRGRAYANGAQAVALLASGMVAAAGVLVGWLVAASAANRLLFVFGTLVVVGAGALVLGVIFPNQKFSPVLRRTVDVLEAILIAAVLPLALAVMDLYVAMRQLIPA; from the coding sequence GTGGCGACCGGTACGACGGTGTTCAGCCGGGTGACGGTGGTTGCGCCGCGGACGCGTATCGACGTCGCGCTGCCCGCCGACGTCGCGGTGGCCGACCTGCTGCCGATGCTGCTGGACATGGCCAAGGAGGCCACTCCGGACGGCGGCGTGCGGCACGGCGGCTGGACCTTGGCCAAGCTGGGCGACAGCCCGCTGGACCCGAGCCGCACGCTGGCGTCGCTGGGCGTGGTGGACGGCGAGCTGCTTCAGCTGCGCAAGCGGAACGAGAACCCGCCACCGCCGCTGTACGACGACGTGGTGGACGCGATCGCCGAGTCCGACCCGGACAGCTTCCGGCCGTGGACGAAGGACACCGCCCGCCGCTACGGCCACCTGGCCGGCGCGCTGGCGCTGATCGCCGCCGCCGTGGCGGTCCTGCTGGCCGGTCCGCTGGTCGGCGGCGACGGCCTGTGGCCGGCGATCTGCGCGGGCGCCGCGGCCATCGTGGCGCTGGCGGCCGGCGCGGTCATCGCGCGGTCCTACGACGCGACCGGCACGGGCGTGCTGATCGCGGCCGCGGGCGGTCTGCCGATGGCCTACGTGGCGGGCCTGTACACCGTGCCGGGCGAGATCGGCCGGCCGAACCTGCTGCTGGCCAGCGTGCTGGTGCTGATCTTCGCCTCGGCCGCGATCCTGCTCATCGGGCGCGGCATCACGGTGTTCATCGCCGCCGCCACGGCCGGTGCGCTCAGCGGCATCGCGTTCCTGATCGGGATCTTCGTCGACCACCCGGTGGTGGGCATCGCGGCGGCGACCGCGGCGGTGTCGCTGGCGGCGCTCTCGGTGCTGCCCCGGCTCACCATCCAGCTCGCGAAGCTGCCGCTGCCGACCGTCCCGGGCAGTGCCGAGGACCTCAAGGAGGACACCGGCTTCCCGGAGTACGCGGTGATCGAGCGGCGCACCGCGAACGCCCACGAGTACCTCACCGGCATGATCATCGGCTGCGGCGGGATCGCCGCGGTGTTCTCGGTGATCGCGGCCGGCGACGGCACGGTCTTCGGCCCGATCCTGGCGGTCGTGGTGGCCCTGGTGCTGCTGCTGCGCGGCCGCGCCTACGCCAACGGCGCGCAGGCCGTGGCGCTGCTGGCCTCGGGCATGGTGGCCGCCGCCGGCGTGCTGGTCGGCTGGCTGGTGGCGGCCAGTGCCGCGAACCGGCTGCTGTTCGTGTTCGGCACCCTCGTGGTGGTCGGCGCGGGCGCGCTGGTGCTCGGTGTGATCTTCCCCAACCAGAAGTTCTCCCCGGTGCTGCGCCGCACGGTCGACGTGCTGGAGGCCATCCTGATCGCCGCGGTCCTGCCGCTGGCGCTCGCCGTGATGGACCTCTACGTCGCCATGCGCCAGCTGATCCCGGCCTGA
- the mycP gene encoding type VII secretion-associated serine protease mycosin — protein MNRTARSIAAAAAAALILVTTPGAWAQQPTSAASTRPNSVPPPVDLGKYLKPFKPPAEDVDYKPSKLCFQSNTGNQPIPNKPWGQMQLRLEEAHRFATGAGVKLAIIDTGVNAGHPRLKGRVTSGGDYVETEKGGTTDCDGHGTEVAGVAAASRDEQTGFIGAAPEAEIIAYRQTSDHFKFEDPAKVDNRASAGKVRTLAEAIVAAATVGAKVINISLTSCEQPHEPSDQERELQAAIHWAVNEKDAVIVTAAGNIGGDGKGCSVQNDNQNTDTVNVVASPPWYADNVLSVASMSQRGEVSGFSVWGPWISVAAPGEEITTLDPAGQGLANVHVDERGAPSRIQGTSYASPYVAGVVTLVRQRFPDLDARQVMDRIKATAQHPGNPGGRDHKVGAGMINPVAALTAELPAEKGQKAANPTQVMTNLDPINPPDHTPLIVALSGTGAGVTLLLLTLFTVHTVNRNRARRVATPVKRSVF, from the coding sequence ATGAACCGCACCGCACGCAGCATCGCCGCGGCGGCCGCCGCGGCGCTGATCCTGGTGACCACGCCCGGCGCGTGGGCGCAGCAGCCGACCTCCGCCGCGTCGACCCGGCCGAACTCGGTCCCGCCGCCGGTGGACCTGGGCAAGTACCTCAAGCCGTTCAAGCCGCCGGCCGAGGACGTCGACTACAAGCCGAGCAAGCTCTGCTTCCAGTCCAACACCGGCAACCAGCCGATCCCGAACAAGCCCTGGGGCCAGATGCAGCTGCGCCTGGAGGAGGCGCACCGCTTCGCCACCGGCGCGGGCGTGAAGCTGGCCATCATCGACACCGGCGTCAACGCCGGGCACCCGCGGCTCAAGGGCCGGGTGACCAGCGGCGGCGACTACGTCGAGACGGAGAAGGGCGGCACCACCGACTGCGACGGCCACGGCACCGAGGTGGCGGGCGTCGCGGCGGCCAGCCGGGACGAGCAGACCGGGTTCATCGGCGCGGCCCCGGAGGCGGAGATCATCGCCTACCGGCAGACCAGCGACCACTTCAAGTTCGAGGACCCGGCCAAGGTCGACAACCGGGCCTCGGCGGGCAAGGTGCGCACCCTGGCCGAGGCGATCGTGGCCGCCGCGACGGTCGGCGCCAAGGTCATCAACATCTCGCTGACCTCCTGCGAGCAGCCGCACGAGCCGAGCGACCAGGAGCGCGAGCTGCAGGCCGCGATCCACTGGGCGGTCAACGAGAAGGACGCCGTCATCGTGACCGCCGCGGGCAACATCGGCGGCGACGGCAAGGGTTGCAGCGTCCAGAACGACAACCAGAACACCGACACGGTCAACGTCGTCGCGTCCCCGCCGTGGTACGCCGACAACGTCCTGTCGGTGGCGTCGATGAGCCAGCGCGGCGAGGTGTCGGGGTTCTCGGTGTGGGGCCCGTGGATCAGCGTGGCCGCGCCGGGCGAGGAGATCACCACGCTGGACCCGGCGGGCCAGGGCTTGGCCAACGTCCACGTGGACGAGCGCGGCGCGCCCAGCCGCATCCAGGGCACCAGCTACGCGTCGCCGTACGTGGCGGGCGTGGTCACCCTGGTGCGCCAGCGCTTCCCGGACCTGGACGCGCGCCAGGTGATGGACCGGATCAAGGCCACCGCCCAGCACCCCGGCAACCCGGGCGGCCGGGACCACAAGGTCGGCGCGGGCATGATCAACCCGGTGGCCGCGCTCACCGCCGAGCTGCCGGCCGAGAAGGGCCAGAAGGCGGCGAACCCGACCCAGGTGATGACCAACCTCGACCCGATCAACCCGCCGGACCACACGCCGCTGATCGTGGCGCTGTCCGGGACCGGCGCGGGCGTGACCCTGCTGCTGCTCACGCTGTTCACCGTGCACACGGTCAACCGCAACCGGGCCCGCCGGGTGGCCACCCCGGTCAAGCGCAGCGTCTTCTGA
- a CDS encoding WXG100 family type VII secretion target, which yields MVRGRDGRQIAAEVGPELDYLSGISRRLGVLDLVEEYFTPVVGTWNDLHEEAERWRAAGLVAEHVTRDLTKPLGRLDSAWQGRDADSFVAHMQTVGLAGHDLSDAMHAMGDALDQTAEGLRDIVSDMSRVFAEAADTVSTAAALPLDGDRRVIEALDELKGPAKEFYESVRDVLEAFLQLCDGVSGASDFAEVRMEHKYPEQNWAFTEPKPAGTPGPGTPGPGTSGPGTSGPGAAGPGAAAASGAAGGGAGDAPKPGGGGGGGTPGGGTPGGGVGGGGSVPASATPEPQLAPGGAAMVQEPQPSEAAPRPAATAGGGGGGPTTGAAGGGMAGGMMGGMAGAGAGGQQGGDKEHKSKVRITGTTEELFGKPKKTAPQVVGED from the coding sequence GTGGTGCGGGGCAGGGACGGGCGGCAGATCGCCGCCGAGGTCGGGCCGGAACTGGACTACCTGTCCGGGATCAGCCGCCGGCTCGGCGTGCTGGACCTGGTCGAGGAGTACTTCACGCCGGTCGTCGGGACGTGGAACGACCTGCACGAGGAGGCGGAGCGCTGGCGCGCGGCCGGGCTGGTCGCCGAGCACGTGACGCGCGACCTGACCAAGCCGCTGGGCCGGCTGGACTCGGCGTGGCAGGGCCGGGACGCCGACTCGTTCGTGGCGCACATGCAGACCGTGGGACTGGCCGGCCACGACCTGTCCGACGCGATGCACGCCATGGGCGACGCGCTGGACCAGACCGCCGAGGGCCTCCGGGACATCGTCTCGGACATGTCGCGGGTGTTCGCCGAGGCCGCCGACACCGTGTCGACCGCGGCGGCGCTGCCGCTGGACGGCGACCGGCGGGTGATCGAGGCGCTGGACGAGCTGAAGGGCCCGGCGAAGGAGTTCTACGAGTCCGTCCGGGACGTCCTGGAGGCGTTCCTCCAGCTCTGCGACGGCGTGTCCGGGGCCTCGGACTTCGCCGAGGTGCGGATGGAGCACAAGTACCCCGAGCAGAACTGGGCGTTCACCGAGCCCAAGCCCGCCGGCACCCCAGGCCCCGGAACCCCAGGCCCCGGCACCAGCGGCCCCGGCACCAGCGGCCCCGGTGCGGCCGGTCCCGGTGCGGCCGCAGCGTCTGGTGCCGCTGGTGGTGGCGCGGGTGACGCGCCCAAGCCCGGCGGCGGTGGCGGTGGCGGAACACCCGGTGGCGGAACGCCAGGCGGTGGTGTCGGTGGCGGCGGGAGCGTGCCCGCGAGCGCCACCCCCGAGCCGCAGCTCGCGCCCGGTGGCGCGGCCATGGTGCAGGAACCCCAGCCCTCCGAGGCCGCGCCGCGCCCTGCGGCGACGGCCGGTGGCGGCGGTGGCGGTCCGACGACCGGCGCGGCCGGTGGCGGGATGGCCGGCGGGATGATGGGCGGCATGGCCGGTGCCGGTGCCGGTGGTCAGCAGGGCGGTGACAAGGAGCACAAGTCCAAGGTCCGCATCACCGGCACGACCGAGGAGCTGTTCGGCAAGCCCAAGAAGACCGCACCCCAGGTGGTCGGCGAGGACTGA